taataCCTTTTCTTAATGGAACCATGTACCATCTCTAACAAAACATGCAGAGCCAGATGTTAACACTTAGAAGTTACCATTTGGTACTTTACCACTGAGACACATTCCGACTGCAGAGATTTAGTGAAGATTCCTAGTGTGGAAAAACTTCAGCTTTACACACAGTCTTTTTCCTCAAAGGAGTTCCTCTTCTAAGCCTTTTAAAATAGTGGTACATACTTTCAGTTTCTATTAATTATGATGATTGTGATTATCAAAGAACTCAGCACTATATTTACTTTTGATTTTATCTATtcttgtatttataaatattgagAACCTTTTGTGTCTCAGAGCTATATTGGGAATACCGTGGTTAGCAAGATAGAAAATAATACTATGTtacaatgatttttattttttgtcctgaGCTAACTTCTGGCTTTCAAATATTTGGTGCAAATGAGAGCTGAGGGAGCCTGATTGTAAAGGGGTGCTGGGTAGGACACCTCAGTTACATTTGCCCATTAGCTGTTGGTTTTACCTCACAGGTCCAGTCTACTCATCAACATAAATTAACACATCTGGACCAAGAATTATGGTAACATGTGCCATCCTTTTTGCTTAATCCAGACTGGTGCTTCTCCAAGTGAGGTTCCTGTAACAACAACATCAACTGAGGATTTGCAAAAAATCCAAATTTTGAGGCCCCGCTatagacctgctgaatcagaaaccctggggaTGGGGCCTCAGAATCTGGTTGTTAACAGTCTTCCATGACAAATAATTCTGATGCATggtaaagtttgagaaccactagtgTATACCGAGTATTAACATTTCCTTAACCACAATCTGTAATGAATGCTAATGGCACAGTATTTCGTAATTCTCCAATCAATTGAATCTTGAGGTTTCAGAACACTTTCTCTAAAGTGAAGAACTTACGTTGCTATCTACATTATTTTTGCTGCACTGATAATGATTCTGTCAACAGAATCATATGATATTAACCAGTACGTCTCCTTTGGCACAGGGAAAGTATTCAGTTCACTCCTATCAAACGTacctgaaataattaaaaatttgtaaATGACAAAACACCTTCTATATTCACTGGTAATAATAGTTAGCCTTTAAGTACAAAATGACAATGTAAAAATTGAtcctattttaattaaatattttaatgcctGATCTAAACATTTTAGCTTCATTCTATGGAAGATAAATCATGAGATTAATTTAATAATTCAGTCATTAAGTCCCTGATGTAAGCAAGTCTATATGCAAAAGCTTGCAAAGTTGAGTAGTATGGCAAGAACTTAGAGCTTTTCACGAAGATGGCGCCGAAAGCGAAGAAGgaagcccccacccctcccaaagCCGAAGCCAAAGCAAAGGCTTTGAAGGCCAAGAAAGCAGTGCTGAAAGGCGTCCACAGCCACAAAAAAAAGAAGATCCGGACGTCACCCACATTCCGACAGCCCAAAACACTGCGGCTCAGAAGGCAGCCCAAATATCCTCGGAAGAGCGCCCCTAGGAGAAACAAGCTTGACCACTATGCCATCATCAAGTTCCCCTTGACCACCGAGTCAGCTATGAAGAAGATAGAAGACAACAACACACTTGTGTTCATTGTGGATGTCAAAGCCAACAAGCACCAGATCAAACAGGCTGTGAAGAAGCTCTATGACATTGACGTGGCTAAAGTCAATACCCTGATTAGGCCTGATGGAGAGAAGAAGGCATATGTACGACTGGCTCCTGATTATGATGCTGTGGATGTTGAAAACAAAATTGGAATCATCTAAACTCAGTCCAGCTggctaattctaaatataaaaatttttactataaaaaaaaaaaagaacttagagTGTAGTGACGGATATGAAATATACATGCAAGGTTCTATAATGTAGAGGAAGGATATG
The nucleotide sequence above comes from Camelus dromedarius isolate mCamDro1 chromosome 10, mCamDro1.pat, whole genome shotgun sequence. Encoded proteins:
- the LOC105098283 gene encoding large ribosomal subunit protein uL23-like → MAPKAKKEAPTPPKAEAKAKALKAKKAVLKGVHSHKKKKIRTSPTFRQPKTLRLRRQPKYPRKSAPRRNKLDHYAIIKFPLTTESAMKKIEDNNTLVFIVDVKANKHQIKQAVKKLYDIDVAKVNTLIRPDGEKKAYVRLAPDYDAVDVENKIGII